The sequence CCAGGTCTATGTCAGGCGGAAATTCCCGCAGGATTGGGCCATGAGCTACTACAATCTCGGCAACACGCTGCAATTGCTAGGCGGCGTGACGGACAAGCCGGAGCACTACAGCGAGGCGGTCGACGCCTACCGCAATGCGTTGCGCGAGTACAAGCGCGAGACAAACCCGCGGCAATGGGCGCTGTCCCAGGCCGGTCTCGGCTCGACGCTGCACTGGCTGAGCATGAGCAATGCCGATCCCAAAACCCTGCGGGATTCGATCGCCGCGCGGCGGGCGGCACTGGAAGTGCTGACCATCGAGACGGCGCCGGTCGATTGGGCCAACGCCCAGAACGGCATAGGCATGAGCCTGCTCAACCTCGGCAATATCGAACGGACCGGAAAATATCTCGACGAGGCCGAGGCGGCTTTCACGGCGACGCTGAAGGTCTTCACCAGGGAGGGCCAGCCCCTGCAATGGGCCTTCGAACAGAACAACCTCGGCGACATCCACTGGAACCGCGCCAGCTATGGCGGCGGCAAGGCCGAGTATCTCAGGGCTATCGAGTTCTTCGAAAATGCCAAGCAGGGCTTCACCGAAGCCGGCTACACCATCCCCATCCCGCTTACCGATCAGAAGATCGATCTGGTGAAAAAGCAAATCGCCAAAAAGTGAGGCTCGGACGTCTGCAACGCCCGCTTGTCTTTGTGCCGGTGTTCCGATCCCTATATGCGAATGACCGGACCTCGATGACGGGCTCCTGGAAGGACTGCGATGATCCGATATGCCTTGGCCCTGTTGCTGCTCGTCATTCCAGTCGCCGCCCACGCCACGGATGCCGGCTGGGCGCTGCTGCGCGATGGCGGCCATGTTGTGCTGCTGCGCCATGCCATGGTCACCGGCACCTCCGACCCCGCCAATTTCGACATCGACAGCTGTGCCACCCAGATGAATCTGTCGGCGCGCGGCAAGCAGCAGGCGAGCAAGATCGGCGCCTTGTTTGCCGCCCGCGCCGCCCCCATCGAGCGCGTGCTGTCCAGCCGCTACTGCCGCTGCCTCGACACCGCGCGCATCGCCTTCGAGGCCGAACCGCAGCTGTTTGCCCCGCTCGATCTCCTGAAGGGCGACGATGCGCAGAAGGCAGCGCAAATCGCCGCCATCATGAAGGAAATCCGCGCCTATTCCGGCTCCGACAATCTGGTCATGGTCACCCATCTGGAAGACATCGTGGCGCTCACGGGCATCTCGCCGCGCGAGGGCGAGGCCGTGGTCGTCGAGCCGCAAGGCGACGGTCTGCGCGTGCTCGGCCGCGTCACCTTCTGACGAAGCGGTTCGCGCCTCCAACATTGGATCCGAGTGTTGCCGAAATACCACTGCTGAAAGAAGCCACGAATTGGCCGCGACAATGCCGCTTGCGACAACCCGTCGCAGGC comes from Mesorhizobium japonicum MAFF 303099 and encodes:
- a CDS encoding histidine phosphatase family protein → MIRYALALLLLVIPVAAHATDAGWALLRDGGHVVLLRHAMVTGTSDPANFDIDSCATQMNLSARGKQQASKIGALFAARAAPIERVLSSRYCRCLDTARIAFEAEPQLFAPLDLLKGDDAQKAAQIAAIMKEIRAYSGSDNLVMVTHLEDIVALTGISPREGEAVVVEPQGDGLRVLGRVTF